TCGTTTGGTGTTTAGCTCTGGTTGGATCTGTGCCCATATTAGTCTTCAAAAATGACAGCATTGAATTCCACCCTGGAAAAGCAATGTGTCTgttcaaatttgaaagtaacattGTTTACTCTGCCTCAATCCTTTGCTGTTTTATCACAACACCCTTGATTATCATCACGATCTGCTATGTCAAAGTGTTCCGCGCCGTGTCGAGATCAAATCGTGTTTTCTCATTGGAAAATAACCCGGAACTTCTTCGGGTGAATGTGGAAGAAGCCCAAGTGACGAAGCGTTTGGTAGCAGTTGTGGTCGGCTTTGCATGCTGTTGGCTTCCTGTTTTTGTCGTTGATAACATCGACATGGCACGTGGAGAACCCACGCTACCACGACAAGTGTACTTAACTAACAGCCTCATAATTTATCTGAGTAGCACCATAAACCCATTCATATATTGCGCCGCAGATAAGAGGTTCAGACGAGAGTACAAGGTTGTTTTGAGGAagatttttacctttaaatgccGAGACAACAGCGAGAACGGTAACGCTTAACTGAAATAGCCAGAGAAGTTGTGGTAGGAAATGGATTTTTCTAAGATTTTGTCTGAGGTTGTTGCTGGTAAAATCAGAAACAAAGGACTAACGACATTATTTGACACTCATCATCCGTCAAATGCGTTTATCTACCGAGACGTTTCGAAGTAGTAACTAATACCCTTTTGGTGTTTTCTCATTAGTAAATAATCCAGAACTCCTTCGGATGAAAGTGGAGGAAACCAAAGTGACGAAGCGTTTGGTTGCAGTTGTAGTCGGCTTTGCATGCTGTTGGCTTCCTATTTTCATCATCGACAACACCGACATGGCGCACAGAGAGCCCACACTACCACGACCAGCTTACTTAACATATAGCTTTTTGCTTTACTTGAGTAGCCCCATAAACCCCTTTATATATTGTGCCACAGATAAGAGGTTCAGAAGAGAGTATAAGGCTGTTTTCTGGAAGATTTTTAGCTTCAAATGCCAAGccaacaacgaaaacaacgacGCCTAACTGAAATGGTGCAAGATCTGGTGTAGTAGTAGTTTTTTTCTGAGACTTTAACTGAGGTTTTCACTTGTAAAATTGGAAACATTTTGAAGGTAGACTGGCTTGAATTACCTGAGCACCTTTCATAGTTTCGACTCCCCATTCCGGATTCAATTGCTAGTTACAATTCCTCCgcatttaaaatatattaaagttcacacggcaaccaggtggacaatcagacatagtttgaagctacactggtttgcagatttaatgaatgtaaccgaagaagttacaattcatagacccaacgtttcgacactcctgtctagtgccttcatcaggggtgatctaaacgctgcaacaagaggtccttttatatgatcactaattagcggccttttttctgacgaggtgtaaataggcgtcaggaagcagaccgccatcgtcacgatttaaaggagcgtgggcggagttaatgtgccaagcctccaaacaaaggcgctggtggtaacgccgattagtagtgataattttagaattatcccacccaattgtatggttggttaggcaagtatgctccgataaagctgaattttcctttttgcaaagaaaaaccgctttttggtgctcttttaaccgtgtaccaaactggcgtttggtctgtccgatgtattcgttatcacagtcattgcaaggaatagaataaatggcgtcggttcgttgttctttcgtgacaggatccttaggtttggcgaaaatatgccccaaagtctgaaaaggtttttgagcaactttaacgttgtggctattcaaaattctcttgatgggttcagtaacaccctgtatgtaaggaataacagcaaaaccagtcgctggttccctttcatcaagagcgttactatttgtaactggtttttggcagttacggagaaaagtttttgtatagccatttgcctttaggacattggaaacgtatttcctctcctcagccttcgaatcgagtgatgatggtagacaatcagccctcctaagtaaagttttggctacagactttttatggcaaataggatggtgagaatcgaaagcgaggtatttgtcggtgtgggtgggtttacgatagacacttgtctctaaattaccctgaacccctctagacacatttaaatcaagaaagggcaaatgtctatccttttcacgttcaagggtgaattggatcgacggctctactgaattcaaatgcgacaagaggcgctccgcttcatttccggataccgcagaaataacatcatcgacatatcgtttccagaaaaagggtttaaccggtgaagtggctaaggccctttgttccacgtcttccattaccatgttagcaatgacagcagaaacaggcgaacccatagctgtaccaaaaacttgttgatagtatgtgccgttatatgtaaattgcgtggttttgaggcaaaaagacagcagatgaataatatcctccacaggcaaagaagttctttgtcctagggaagcatcttctctgagtctttcct
The sequence above is a segment of the Pocillopora verrucosa isolate sample1 chromosome 5, ASM3666991v2, whole genome shotgun sequence genome. Coding sequences within it:
- the LOC136280849 gene encoding melatonin receptor type 1A-like produces the protein MTSKLSLELTTREEALVWTETVLFAVTNVVAILRNLLILCAVYHNHRLRTIPNIFVIALAVSDILMSTICMPFTVASLFHGRWIFDETVCRFQAFDIFAFGKCSLGTMAAIAVSRYFCVVNREKYPSLFKKQRALMYIFIVWCLALVGSVPILVFKNDSIEFHPGKAMCLFKFESNIVYSASILCCFITTPLIIITICYVKVFRAVSRSNRVFSLENNPELLRVNVEEAQVTKRLVAVVVGFACCWLPVFVVDNIDMARGEPTLPRQVYLTNSLIIYLSSTINPFIYCAADKRFRREYKVVLRKIFTFKCRDNSENGNA